The Chitinivorax tropicus genome includes a window with the following:
- a CDS encoding Pvc16 family protein: MAGFTSVSAAGRSIQRLLQIRFAEEHPLATPMQPAPNPITVAIVRTEDLVPATFAQQTQRPALTIFLYRVDFNKTMRAAWSAVGSYDGRSHLALDLHFLLTAWADVAENEHRILGRAMQAIEDTPIVSGPLLAGAADWAANESLQLVLEEIDTESLMRIFDSLPIDYHLSVPYIARVVRVDGRVQPREPAVVTAVSGSRPTTEAL, from the coding sequence GTGGCAGGTTTCACCAGCGTATCGGCGGCAGGGCGGAGCATCCAGCGCCTGCTGCAGATCCGGTTTGCGGAAGAGCACCCACTGGCTACGCCTATGCAGCCTGCTCCCAATCCGATCACGGTGGCAATCGTCCGGACAGAGGACTTGGTGCCCGCCACCTTTGCCCAGCAGACCCAGCGGCCTGCGCTGACAATCTTTCTGTATCGCGTCGATTTCAACAAAACCATGCGTGCCGCCTGGTCGGCGGTGGGCAGCTATGACGGGCGCTCCCATCTCGCGCTCGACCTGCATTTTCTGCTGACCGCCTGGGCGGACGTGGCTGAGAACGAGCACCGTATTCTAGGCCGGGCCATGCAGGCCATCGAGGACACACCGATCGTTTCCGGCCCGCTACTGGCGGGGGCGGCAGACTGGGCGGCAAATGAGAGCCTGCAGCTGGTGCTGGAGGAAATCGACACCGAGTCACTGATGCGTATTTTTGACTCGCTGCCCATCGATTATCACCTCAGCGTGCCTTACATCGCCCGTGTGGTGCGGGTGGACGGCAGAGTGCAGCCACGCGAGCCTGCAGTGGTCACGGCTGTATCAGGCAGCCGCCCGACAACGGAGGCGCTGTGA
- the rpmB gene encoding 50S ribosomal protein L28 has protein sequence MARVCQVTGKAPMVGNNVSHANNKTKRRFLPNLQSRRFWVESENRWVRLRVSNAGLRLIDKKGIEVVLAELRESGEI, from the coding sequence ATGGCGCGAGTATGCCAAGTTACCGGGAAAGCCCCGATGGTCGGGAACAATGTTTCCCACGCCAATAACAAGACCAAGCGTCGTTTCCTGCCTAACCTGCAGTCGCGTCGCTTCTGGGTCGAGAGTGAAAACCGCTGGGTGCGTCTGCGTGTTAGCAACGCAGGCCTGCGCCTGATCGACAAGAAGGGCATCGAAGTCGTTCTGGCCGAGCTGCGCGAGAGCGGCGAAATCTAA
- the radC gene encoding RadC family protein: MPITDWPADERPREKLLQKGPASLSDAELLAIFLRTGVVGKSAVDLARECLGRFGSLRGLFAATETQLCAIHGMGQAKYVQLQAVLEMARRALAEELREAPLLNSPERVRHYLTLQLSGLPVEVFWGLFLNTQNRLICSEELFRGTLSQTSVYPREVVKRALALNASAVLFAHNHPSGVAEPSQEDRQLTLVLKQALALVDVHVLDHFIVAGNVVTSFSEHGLL; this comes from the coding sequence ATGCCCATCACCGACTGGCCCGCCGACGAGCGCCCACGTGAAAAACTACTGCAGAAAGGCCCGGCCAGCTTGTCGGATGCCGAACTGCTGGCGATTTTCCTGCGTACCGGCGTGGTCGGTAAAAGCGCGGTGGATCTGGCGCGGGAATGCCTGGGCCGGTTTGGCAGCCTGCGTGGCTTGTTCGCCGCCACTGAAACCCAGCTGTGTGCAATCCATGGCATGGGACAGGCCAAATATGTACAGCTGCAAGCCGTGCTGGAAATGGCGCGGCGGGCGCTGGCGGAAGAGCTGCGTGAGGCCCCGCTGTTGAATTCACCTGAGCGGGTACGACATTATTTGACCTTGCAGCTGTCTGGCTTGCCAGTCGAGGTGTTCTGGGGGCTGTTCTTGAACACCCAGAATCGCCTGATCTGCAGTGAAGAGCTGTTCCGTGGCACCCTGTCACAAACCAGCGTCTACCCGCGTGAAGTGGTGAAACGGGCCTTGGCATTGAATGCCTCCGCAGTGCTGTTCGCGCACAACCACCCATCGGGCGTGGCGGAACCCAGCCAGGAAGACCGCCAGCTGACCCTGGTTTTGAAACAGGCCTTGGCGCTGGTGGATGTACACGTATTGGATCATTTCATCGTGGCTGGCAATGTCGTCACCTCGTTTTCCGAGCATGGATTATTGTGA
- a CDS encoding C1 family peptidase, whose amino-acid sequence MYQAYCKVATGNGCEQVGTGWLPPMPDLRDYTDQHAEIAGMAKKLKVTAAAPALPATVDLSSFCSPIENQMGLGSCTAHAAMGVVEYFERRAFGKHIDGSRLFVYKTTRNLMKVTGDTGAWLRFTMGALALCGVPEEQYWPYTDGPAFDNEPGGFVYAVADNFEALKYFCHDPIGAGVAKPALLASIKKYLAAGVPSMFGFFGFPSSKDTNVIGAFPFPCPGERAIWGHAVVAIGYDDALKITNTRCNKTTTGAFKIRNSWGATWGNAGYGWLPYEYVLQGCAIDFWSLLKMEWVDTKQFGL is encoded by the coding sequence ATGTATCAAGCGTATTGCAAAGTGGCGACCGGTAACGGTTGCGAACAGGTCGGCACCGGCTGGCTTCCACCCATGCCGGACCTGCGGGACTACACGGATCAGCATGCCGAGATCGCGGGCATGGCCAAGAAACTCAAGGTCACTGCGGCGGCCCCGGCATTGCCGGCAACGGTGGATCTGAGCAGCTTCTGCTCACCGATCGAAAACCAGATGGGTTTGGGCTCCTGCACTGCTCATGCGGCCATGGGTGTGGTGGAGTATTTCGAGCGGCGTGCCTTTGGCAAACACATCGATGGCTCGCGCCTGTTCGTCTACAAGACCACGCGTAATCTGATGAAGGTGACTGGTGATACTGGCGCTTGGCTGCGTTTCACCATGGGGGCGCTGGCCCTGTGTGGTGTGCCGGAAGAGCAATACTGGCCCTATACCGATGGCCCGGCTTTTGATAATGAGCCTGGTGGTTTCGTGTATGCGGTGGCGGATAATTTCGAAGCCTTGAAATACTTCTGCCACGATCCAATCGGTGCCGGGGTCGCAAAGCCAGCCTTGTTGGCCAGCATCAAGAAATACCTGGCGGCTGGTGTGCCGTCGATGTTCGGCTTCTTCGGTTTTCCATCCAGTAAAGATACCAATGTCATTGGCGCTTTCCCGTTTCCCTGTCCTGGGGAAAGGGCTATCTGGGGGCATGCAGTGGTAGCCATTGGCTATGACGATGCGCTCAAGATCACCAACACCCGCTGTAACAAGACCACCACTGGTGCGTTCAAGATCCGTAACTCATGGGGCGCCACCTGGGGTAATGCTGGTTATGGTTGGCTGCCTTATGAATACGTGCTGCAGGGTTGTGCGATCGACTTCTGGTCGCTGCTCAAAATGGAATGGGTGGACACCAAACAATTCGGGTTATGA
- a CDS encoding putative Na+/H+ antiporter — translation MIGAALFAIALIHTFSTKFFERLAHRRPEHAGLFHLLGEVEVVFGFWAMVLMLFMFAVHDKATATAYIDSRNFTEPMFVFAIMVIAGTRPILQLAMVCVRTVAAFVPLPRNMAHYFVVLSMVPILGSFITEPAAMTLAALVLRDRYFSQKPSTQFMYVTLGVLFVNISIGGTLTPFAAPPVLMVASTWNWDLLFMATQIGWKAAIAVLFNAFSAAVLFRKELAGLSDQSGQTDQPPVPVALVVVHLLFMVGVVAFAHHPAVFLSLFLFFLGVAHAYERHQDRLILREGLLVAFFLAGLVVLGGQQQWWLQPLLMKMNADAVYFGATLLTAVTDNAALTYLGSLVEGLSDEFKYALVTGAVTGGGLTIIANAPNPAGIAILRGHFEDGAVHPLGLLIAALPPTVIAILAFRLL, via the coding sequence ATGATTGGCGCAGCATTGTTTGCCATTGCCCTCATCCACACCTTCTCGACCAAATTCTTTGAACGCTTGGCACACCGGCGCCCAGAGCATGCCGGTCTGTTCCACCTGCTGGGCGAGGTAGAGGTCGTCTTCGGCTTTTGGGCCATGGTTCTGATGCTGTTCATGTTCGCAGTGCATGACAAAGCCACCGCCACCGCTTATATCGACAGCCGCAACTTCACTGAACCAATGTTCGTATTTGCCATCATGGTCATCGCTGGCACACGCCCGATCCTGCAGCTGGCCATGGTCTGCGTGCGGACTGTGGCCGCTTTTGTTCCGCTGCCGCGCAATATGGCGCACTACTTTGTCGTGTTGTCGATGGTGCCGATTCTCGGCTCATTCATCACCGAGCCCGCCGCCATGACCTTGGCTGCATTGGTGCTGCGAGATCGCTACTTCAGCCAGAAGCCATCGACGCAATTCATGTATGTGACGCTGGGCGTGCTGTTCGTGAACATCTCGATCGGCGGCACCTTGACGCCCTTTGCCGCGCCCCCGGTGCTGATGGTGGCCAGCACCTGGAACTGGGATCTACTGTTCATGGCCACGCAGATCGGCTGGAAAGCGGCCATCGCTGTCCTGTTCAATGCCTTTTCCGCTGCGGTGTTGTTCCGCAAAGAGCTGGCCGGTCTGTCAGACCAATCGGGCCAAACAGACCAGCCGCCTGTCCCCGTCGCATTGGTGGTGGTACATCTGCTGTTCATGGTCGGGGTCGTGGCATTCGCCCATCACCCTGCGGTGTTTCTGAGCCTGTTCCTGTTCTTTCTGGGGGTGGCGCACGCCTATGAACGTCATCAGGATCGGCTGATCCTGCGCGAAGGGCTGCTGGTGGCATTCTTTCTGGCGGGCTTGGTGGTATTGGGAGGACAGCAGCAGTGGTGGTTGCAGCCGCTGTTGATGAAGATGAATGCCGATGCCGTGTATTTTGGTGCCACGTTGCTCACCGCTGTCACAGACAACGCGGCGCTGACCTACCTGGGCTCATTGGTCGAGGGCTTGTCCGACGAGTTCAAATATGCTTTGGTCACCGGCGCGGTGACCGGTGGCGGGTTGACCATCATCGCCAATGCGCCCAATCCTGCGGGCATCGCCATTTTGCGTGGGCACTTCGAAGATGGCGCGGTTCACCCGCTGGGCCTGCTGATCGCAGCTTTGCCCCCCACGGTGATCGCCATCCTGGCCTTCCGCCTGCTGTAA
- a CDS encoding carbon-nitrogen hydrolase family protein, translating to MKPETLVVATVQVACKLGDRDGNLANAEQYILQAVEQGARLVLLPEMMPGGYTLNESVWETAEPFDGPSTRWMRALSKRSGIYLGTSFLEADGEHFYNTFVLSGPAGEVVARVRKAPPASFEAYFFTGGDDCHWFDTPIGRIGVGICFENALYERYAELHHAKIDLYLRPFSGASFEAKFPVRQRDADVLNAALRDGTAETARLMGIPVLMANKVGRLVSTLPAGFPPQDIEFPGFSAIADSDGALVGQLSSGQQGVVVGTVHLLPERKRTALVPRAFGRWTAKMPWWAFIWTLTQKMGERAYAKSDLRKAKARAVAQVIDSAVGQVAVSA from the coding sequence ATGAAGCCGGAAACACTCGTTGTCGCGACCGTTCAAGTTGCCTGCAAGCTAGGTGACCGTGACGGCAATCTTGCGAATGCTGAACAATATATCCTGCAAGCGGTTGAACAAGGTGCCAGGCTGGTGCTGTTGCCTGAGATGATGCCCGGTGGTTATACGCTCAACGAATCAGTCTGGGAAACAGCGGAGCCGTTCGATGGTCCCTCCACGCGGTGGATGCGTGCGCTGTCCAAACGTTCTGGTATCTACCTGGGAACCAGCTTTCTTGAGGCCGATGGCGAGCATTTCTATAACACCTTTGTTTTGAGCGGCCCGGCTGGTGAGGTGGTTGCTCGCGTCAGGAAAGCACCTCCCGCTTCCTTTGAGGCATATTTCTTTACTGGTGGGGATGATTGTCATTGGTTTGATACCCCGATAGGCCGGATTGGAGTGGGCATCTGCTTTGAGAATGCGCTTTATGAGCGCTATGCGGAGCTTCATCACGCGAAAATCGATCTGTACTTGCGGCCATTTTCCGGGGCATCCTTTGAAGCCAAATTTCCGGTGCGGCAACGTGATGCGGATGTCCTCAACGCCGCTTTACGCGATGGCACCGCCGAGACGGCTCGGTTGATGGGTATACCTGTGCTCATGGCAAACAAGGTTGGCCGTCTGGTCAGTACGCTGCCCGCAGGTTTTCCTCCGCAAGATATTGAGTTTCCAGGGTTCAGCGCCATTGCAGACAGTGATGGAGCGTTGGTGGGGCAACTCTCGTCCGGGCAGCAAGGGGTGGTGGTTGGTACGGTTCATCTCCTGCCAGAACGAAAGCGCACCGCACTGGTGCCACGCGCATTTGGGCGATGGACAGCAAAAATGCCTTGGTGGGCATTCATTTGGACACTCACCCAGAAGATGGGCGAACGGGCCTACGCCAAGAGTGATTTACGGAAGGCGAAGGCACGTGCAGTGGCACAGGTAATTGATTCTGCGGTGGGCCAGGTTGCGGTGAGTGCGTAG
- the rpmG gene encoding 50S ribosomal protein L33: MREKIKLESTAGTGHFYTTTKNKRTMPEKMEIKKFDPVARKHVAYKETKLK, encoded by the coding sequence ATGCGCGAAAAGATCAAACTGGAATCCACCGCTGGTACAGGTCATTTCTACACGACCACCAAGAACAAGCGTACCATGCCGGAAAAGATGGAAATCAAGAAGTTCGACCCGGTTGCACGTAAGCACGTTGCTTACAAGGAAACCAAACTGAAGTAA
- a CDS encoding sigma 54-interacting transcriptional regulator has protein sequence MYLLRLTEPEDESNLNALENKADGGKDNKVGTILIVGRGSSAAELMRPEMLGRQPAVTRLPGPVSVIKSALPGASLVVLCARAGDEEEVAQLGHWVRAASPMARLMLVADVSCEALAVTALRAGFQEYLVWPVDRLVLCQAVAGLQRPGLDMEPIKPRVPVLPSLIGQSTCMQQLRARIERLAKVDATVLLVGETGTGKDLVARHLHESSHRQGGPFVALNCAALPDGLLESELFGHERGAFTGAHQPYKGKVRLAEGGTLFLDEIGDMPLPAQAKLLRLLENREVFAIGASAVCQVNIRLVAATNHQLEHRVADGLFRQDLYYRLNVARLLLPTLRQRREDIEALAHGFLQDLANHHHQPPCRLTVAARQALMRYSWPGNVRELRNVLESAVLMAERDVIDVGDLGYLAANQVAVQDEHATHLEERTLLLRTLNQTRWNKSEAALRLNWSRMTLYRKLAKYELSPPDDGMPGVSV, from the coding sequence GTGTATTTGCTCAGGCTGACCGAGCCTGAGGACGAATCAAACCTGAATGCGTTGGAAAACAAGGCAGACGGGGGAAAGGACAATAAGGTGGGTACGATTCTGATTGTAGGTAGGGGTAGCAGCGCTGCTGAGTTGATGCGACCGGAGATGTTGGGCCGTCAACCTGCAGTGACGCGTTTGCCTGGTCCAGTATCGGTAATCAAGTCCGCATTGCCCGGCGCATCGTTGGTTGTACTGTGCGCCAGGGCGGGTGATGAAGAGGAGGTGGCTCAATTGGGGCATTGGGTACGGGCCGCTTCCCCCATGGCCCGACTGATGCTGGTTGCCGATGTGTCTTGCGAAGCGCTGGCGGTGACAGCGTTGCGAGCGGGGTTTCAGGAATACTTGGTCTGGCCGGTTGATCGGTTGGTGTTGTGTCAGGCGGTGGCGGGTTTGCAGCGGCCTGGCCTGGATATGGAGCCCATCAAGCCGCGTGTGCCGGTGCTGCCCTCATTGATTGGGCAATCCACCTGTATGCAACAGCTTCGGGCACGTATCGAACGGCTGGCCAAAGTGGATGCCACGGTGCTGTTGGTGGGTGAGACCGGCACGGGCAAAGATCTGGTTGCGCGTCATTTGCATGAATCCAGCCACCGACAAGGGGGGCCGTTTGTGGCGCTCAACTGCGCGGCGCTGCCAGATGGCCTGCTGGAGAGTGAGCTGTTTGGACATGAGCGCGGTGCGTTCACCGGTGCGCATCAGCCCTACAAAGGCAAGGTGCGCTTGGCGGAGGGGGGCACACTGTTTCTGGATGAAATCGGAGACATGCCGCTGCCCGCGCAGGCCAAGTTGTTGCGCCTGCTTGAAAACCGCGAGGTGTTTGCGATTGGTGCCAGTGCGGTGTGTCAGGTCAATATCCGCTTGGTTGCCGCTACCAACCACCAACTGGAGCACCGGGTCGCGGACGGGCTGTTCAGGCAGGATCTGTATTACCGGCTCAATGTGGCGCGGCTGCTCTTGCCCACCTTGCGTCAGCGGCGGGAGGACATCGAGGCACTGGCCCATGGTTTTCTGCAGGATTTGGCAAACCATCACCACCAACCTCCTTGTCGATTGACCGTGGCGGCCAGGCAGGCACTGATGCGCTACAGTTGGCCTGGCAATGTCAGGGAGTTGCGGAACGTGTTGGAGTCGGCGGTGTTGATGGCCGAGCGCGATGTGATCGATGTGGGGGATTTGGGGTATTTGGCGGCCAACCAAGTCGCGGTGCAAGATGAGCACGCCACGCATCTTGAAGAGCGGACGCTGTTGCTACGTACACTGAACCAGACCCGCTGGAACAAGTCTGAAGCGGCGCTGAGGTTGAATTGGTCACGTATGACCTTGTATCGCAAATTGGCCAAGTACGAGCTGAGCCCGCCAGATGATGGTATGCCAGGGGTGAGCGTGTAA
- a CDS encoding phage tail sheath subtilisin-like domain-containing protein, which produces MPEYLSPGVYVEEVSFRAKSLEGVPTSTTGFAGMTQYGPVYYPGGPRNCEPRLITSFTEFERVYGGLERFSPGGDLRESYLAHAARAFFLNGGQRLYVSRVYVQSNPGIDGGGNPTYDGCASRTVAVGAANAIWRARWPGALGNVHVAVRLVRSKLVPVTVNGAVQLKGIAHGATIEVFAAGTAAANLPGGAAYAVQEARFAVTTITAGVQSFAGSGGAVVLNLTDIVFLVEMQVVVTVTDERQDVYDELSGHPSQKRYIGKILQLDDPEDENATVWLSWAPSADAFDAVRLMLALAANASPRLQNGGDGDLAGPDELNGEPADPDNASVKATGLEALGEIDDIAIVALPDAGDLVDSDTSAAAAQLLIAHAENLRYRIAVLDAPPQSSLNEIRAFRGRFDSKYAALYHPWIEILDPTERASQGAPQRRLMLPPSGFVCGIYARSDIERGVHKAPANEVVRGLTRFEANINKGRQDVLNPEGVNCLRFFEGRGSRVWGARTISSDPEWKYVNVRRLFIYIEHTLDKGSQWAVFEPNNERLWANIRRMVEDFLLVLWRDGALLGEKPEQAYFVRCDRTTMTQNDLDNGRMICLVGIAPVKPAEFVIFRVGQWTADAKR; this is translated from the coding sequence ATGCCCGAATATCTCTCACCCGGGGTCTATGTCGAGGAAGTCAGCTTCCGCGCCAAATCGCTGGAAGGCGTGCCGACCAGCACCACTGGCTTTGCCGGTATGACCCAGTATGGCCCGGTCTATTACCCTGGCGGCCCAAGAAACTGTGAACCACGTCTGATCACCAGCTTCACCGAATTCGAGCGGGTCTACGGCGGGCTGGAGCGATTCTCTCCTGGCGGCGATCTGCGCGAGAGCTATCTGGCGCATGCAGCCCGTGCGTTCTTCCTCAACGGGGGGCAGCGTCTTTATGTCTCGCGGGTGTATGTGCAGAGCAACCCTGGTATCGATGGTGGGGGCAACCCGACCTATGACGGCTGTGCCAGCCGCACAGTGGCGGTGGGGGCGGCCAACGCCATCTGGCGGGCACGCTGGCCAGGGGCGCTGGGGAATGTGCATGTGGCAGTACGGCTGGTGCGCAGCAAGCTGGTTCCGGTGACGGTCAATGGCGCTGTACAGCTCAAGGGCATCGCCCATGGCGCCACCATCGAGGTCTTTGCTGCTGGCACCGCTGCTGCCAATCTGCCGGGTGGGGCGGCCTATGCGGTGCAAGAGGCGCGGTTCGCAGTGACGACCATCACGGCGGGCGTGCAATCGTTCGCCGGCAGCGGTGGCGCAGTGGTGTTGAATCTCACTGACATAGTGTTCCTGGTCGAGATGCAGGTGGTGGTGACGGTGACCGACGAGCGTCAGGATGTCTATGACGAGCTGTCTGGCCACCCCAGCCAGAAACGCTACATCGGCAAGATCCTGCAACTGGATGATCCAGAAGACGAAAATGCCACAGTCTGGCTCAGCTGGGCGCCCAGCGCCGATGCGTTCGACGCGGTGCGGCTGATGCTGGCCTTGGCCGCCAATGCCAGTCCGCGCCTGCAGAATGGTGGTGATGGCGATCTGGCTGGCCCGGATGAGCTGAATGGCGAGCCTGCCGACCCGGACAATGCCAGTGTCAAAGCCACCGGGCTGGAGGCCCTGGGTGAAATCGACGACATTGCCATCGTCGCCCTGCCGGATGCAGGCGATCTGGTCGATTCCGACACATCGGCTGCGGCAGCGCAACTGCTGATCGCCCATGCCGAGAACCTGCGTTATCGCATTGCCGTGCTGGATGCGCCACCTCAGTCCTCGCTCAACGAGATCCGTGCGTTCCGGGGCCGTTTCGACAGCAAATATGCGGCGCTCTACCACCCCTGGATCGAAATACTCGACCCCACCGAGCGCGCCAGCCAAGGTGCACCACAGCGTCGCTTGATGCTGCCGCCATCGGGCTTTGTGTGTGGCATCTATGCCCGTAGTGATATCGAACGCGGCGTGCACAAAGCACCCGCCAACGAGGTGGTGCGAGGGTTGACGCGCTTCGAGGCCAACATCAACAAGGGGCGTCAGGACGTGCTGAACCCAGAAGGGGTGAACTGCCTGCGCTTCTTCGAAGGCCGTGGCAGCCGGGTATGGGGCGCTCGCACCATCAGCTCTGACCCGGAATGGAAATATGTGAACGTGCGGCGGCTGTTCATCTACATCGAGCATACCCTCGACAAAGGCTCGCAATGGGCGGTGTTCGAGCCGAACAACGAACGGCTGTGGGCCAACATCCGGCGCATGGTCGAGGACTTCCTGTTGGTGTTGTGGCGAGATGGCGCGTTACTGGGCGAAAAGCCAGAGCAAGCCTATTTCGTGCGCTGTGATCGCACCACCATGACCCAGAACGATCTCGACAATGGCCGCATGATCTGCCTGGTGGGCATCGCCCCGGTCAAGCCCGCCGAATTCGTGATCTTCCGGGTTGGGCAGTGGACGGCAGACGCCAAGCGCTGA
- a CDS encoding phage tail protein — MATMRDNPYGAFNYTVSLGEGDEASVVAGFSDVSGLGNEQNYSEYRNGNEKFNTVRKIPNTFKNDDVTLKRGLIGSTDLFEWIKRVREGVYEPRQVTVTLLDEARQPVATFRLRNAQPKKWTGPTLAAKGGGEVAMEELQLVHEGIDFQ; from the coding sequence ATGGCAACCATGCGCGACAACCCTTACGGCGCGTTCAACTATACCGTGTCGCTCGGTGAGGGCGACGAGGCCAGTGTGGTGGCGGGTTTTTCCGATGTCAGTGGGCTGGGGAACGAGCAGAACTATTCCGAATACCGCAATGGCAACGAAAAATTCAACACCGTACGCAAGATTCCCAACACCTTCAAAAACGACGATGTGACGCTGAAACGTGGATTGATCGGCTCAACAGACCTGTTTGAATGGATCAAGCGGGTGCGCGAAGGCGTCTATGAGCCCAGGCAGGTCACCGTCACCTTGCTGGATGAGGCCCGCCAGCCGGTGGCTACTTTCCGGCTGCGCAATGCCCAGCCCAAGAAGTGGACAGGCCCGACCCTGGCCGCCAAAGGTGGTGGCGAGGTGGCGATGGAAGAGCTGCAATTGGTGCATGAGGGGATTGATTTTCAATGA
- a CDS encoding DUF3467 domain-containing protein, with protein MEPKSKSNPAGTFETDRRERRYANHLQVGYNHAEFLLDFGQLYEDSTGPLIHTRLVTGPEQLKAMTQLMQRCVEEYEDKYGLIDSPLEH; from the coding sequence GTGGAACCCAAGTCCAAATCCAATCCAGCAGGGACATTCGAAACCGATCGGCGGGAACGGCGTTATGCCAACCATCTGCAGGTGGGTTACAACCATGCGGAATTCCTGCTGGACTTCGGCCAGCTGTATGAGGACTCCACCGGCCCCTTGATCCACACCCGCCTTGTCACCGGCCCAGAGCAATTGAAGGCCATGACCCAGTTGATGCAGCGGTGCGTTGAGGAATACGAGGACAAATATGGGTTGATCGACAGCCCATTGGAGCACTGA